A genomic region of Notamacropus eugenii isolate mMacEug1 chromosome 3, mMacEug1.pri_v2, whole genome shotgun sequence contains the following coding sequences:
- the LOC140496766 gene encoding procathepsin L-like — protein MYFYLCLASLCLGIAAAAPQLNRTLDAKWEQWKSQHGRTYKGNEEDDWRRATWEKNLRMIEMHNLQYSSGKHSFWMEMNKFGDMTNEEFRQAMNGFTQKSFQGKTNGTLFHEPLFEQVPESVDWRDKGYVTAVKDQGLCGSCWAFSATGSLEGQWFRKTGKLVSLSEQNLMDCSWDEGNEGCNGGFVDNAFEYVKRNGGIDTEESYPYKATYGSCHYQPEYSSAIVTGYVDLPSGNERILAKALATMGPISVAVDAAHESFRFYHSGVYYEPKCSSEALDHAMLAVGYDVNRETGEKYWIVKNSWGEEWGDKGYILMARDQNNHCGIATIASCPEV, from the exons ATGTACTTCTACCTGTGTTTAGCTTCCCTGTGCTTGGGGATAGCAGCTGCTGCTCCACAACTGAACAGGACTTTAGATGCTAAATGGGAACAATGGAAGTCCCAACACGGAAGGACCTATAAAGGG AATGAAgaagatgactggaggagagccACATGGGAGAAGAATTTGAGAATGATTGAAATGCACAATCTGCAGTACAGTTCTGGCAAACATAGTTTCTGGATGGAAATGAACAAGTTTGGAGATATG acCAATGAGGAATTCAGACAAGCAATGAATGGCTTTACACAAAAAAGTTTTCAAGGGAAGACCAATGGAACTCTGTTTCATGAACCTCTCTTTGAACAGGTCCCTGAATCTGTAGACTGGAGAGACAAAGGCTATGTAACTGCTGTTAAGGATCAG gGTCTATGTGGTTCTTGCTGGGCATTTAGTGCAACTGGTTCCCTGGAAGGCCAGTGGTTCCGTAAGACAGGCAAACTTGTTTCACTTAGTGAGCAGAATTTGATGGACTGCTCTTGGGATGAAGGCAATGAAGGTTGTAATGGTGGTTTCGTGGATAATGCCTTTGAATATGTGAAGAGAAACGGAGGCATTGATACAGAGGAATCCTATCCCTATAAAGCTACG tatggCAGCTGTCATTATCAGCCAGAATACTCCAGTGCTATTGTCACTGGATATGTGGACCTCCCATCAGGGAATGAAAGGATTCTTGCAAAGGCTCTGGCAACCATGGGGCCCATCTCTGTTGCTGTTGATGCAGCACATGAATCCTTCAGGTTCTATCACTCTG GTGTTTATTATGAACCAAAATGCAGTAGTGAAGCGCTAGATCATGCCATGCTGGCTGTGGGCTATGATGTCAATAGAGAAACTGGAGAGAAATACTGGATTGTCAAGAACAG ctgGGGTGAAGAGTGGGGTGACAAGGGGTACATTTTAATGGCCAGGGACCAGAATAACCACTGTGGAATAGCGACAATAGCCAGCTGTCCTGAAGTATGA